A genomic stretch from Anticarsia gemmatalis isolate Benzon Research Colony breed Stoneville strain chromosome 26, ilAntGemm2 primary, whole genome shotgun sequence includes:
- the LOC142984071 gene encoding proton-coupled amino acid transporter-like protein pathetic, which produces MKCGLWTALFTTVIFGFYITYCIHILVTSAQTLYVKLKIPAMSYPDLAEKSMEHGPFPKCRKHGALFRYGVDITICLDLFGSCAVYEIIIAKTIQQLVDDTEKEGPISVLRLYILIIALPILLLCMIRSLKYLAPFTLVGDLFIIMCVIATVVYALEIAPDVSERPAWKNFVGFFEFCGVVVFSMEGIGVSLPIENNMKNPKRFPIVLCVGMAVVVSFLLLTGFFGYWGYGETLISPITLNFPRDIFPTILKALIAVMIFITFGLNFWAPFNLVWFYLGKRYPENKHYIWERVYRAIFVVIITVVAVAFPNMGPIMGLIGSFCLSLMGFIFPALIETLVIWESPGLGFAKWRLWKNIFIFIVGIILMVSGTYSSGKALLGL; this is translated from the exons ATGAAGTGTGGCCTGTGGACTGCACTGTTCACCACCGTCATATTTGGATTCTATATCACATACTGTATACAT atTTTGGTCACGTCAGCACAAACTTTGTACGTTAAACTGAAAATACCGGCAATGTCTTATCCAGATCTTGCTGAAAAATCAATGGAACATGGACCATTTCCTAAGTGTCGGAAACATGGAGCTTTATTTAG GTACGGAGTGGACATAACAATTTGTTTAGATCTGTTCGGATCGTGTGCTGTATATGAGATCATCATAGCCAAAACAATACAGCAGTTGGTAGACGACACCGAGAAAGAAGGACCTATAAGTGTATTAAGATTATATATCCTGATTATAGCTCTGCCAATATTACTGCTCTGTATGATAAGGTCTCTCAAGTATCTAGCACCGTTTACGCTTGTAGGGGACTTATTTATCA tAATGTGTGTGATAGCAACTGTCGTGTACGCACTAGAAATAGCTCCTGATGTATCAGAAAGGCCCGCATGGAAGAATTTTGTCGGTTTTTTCGAGTTCTGCGGAGTTGTGGTCTTCAGTATGGAAGGCATTGGCGTTTCGTTGCCTATTGAAAACAATATGAAAAACCCCAAAAGGTTCCCGATTGTCCTATGTGTTG GTATGGCAGTAGTGGTGAGTTTCCTCTTGTTGACTGGTTTCTTTGGCTATTGGGGATACGGAGAAACGTTGATATCGCCGATCACACTGAATTTTCCTCGAGATAT cttCCCAACAATCTTGAAGGCACTGATTGCTGTAATGATCTTCATCACATTTGGACTCAACTTCTGGGCGCCATTCAACTTGGTCTGGTTTTATCTCGGCAAGCGCTACCCTGAGAACAAGCACTACATTTGGGAGAGAGTCTATCGAGCCATATTTGTGGTCATCATCACAGTCGTTGCTGTCGCTTTTCCCAATATGGGACCCATCATGGGTTtg atcGGTTCATTTTGTCTGTCTCTGATGGGCTTTATATTCCCAGCCTTGATTGAGACCCTCGTGATATGGGAATCTCCCGGGTTGGGATTCGCTAAGTGGCGTCTTTGGAAGAACATCTTTATTTTCATCGTGGGCATTATTTTGATGGTTTCGGGAACCTACTCAAGTGGAAAAGCACTGCTAGGCCTGTAA
- the LOC142984073 gene encoding proton-coupled amino acid transporter-like protein pathetic yields the protein MPDDYDYVSQRTLEHKPTNVLESTSHLIKGCLGAGIMGIPEAYMKCGLWTALGVTIMFGCFMTYCIHILVSSAQILYVRLKVPKLSYSDLAEKALELGPFPSLRKHSSKFRYGVDIIICIDLFGSCAVYEIIIGKTIQQLIDNSETEGPLHMLRLYILILAIPVLLLCMIRSLKYLSPFSAAGDIVLVMCVASTVRYADSRAPPLSEMPAWKNFIGFFEFCGVVVYSMEGFGICLPIENNMKEPKKFPIVLCFGMAVVVFFVAMTGFYGYWGYGETVISPVTLNFSRELFPTILKALVAVMIFITFGLNFWAPFNLVWHYLNKRYPENKHYIWERVYRAIFVILITVAAIAFPNMGPVMGLMGSFCISLMGFVYPAMIETLVKWESPGMGPGKWRLWKNLFIIITGLVLMTSGTYSSGKALIEGM from the exons ATGCCAGACGATTACGATTATGTATCGCAAAGGACACTTGAACATAAACCGACCAA CGTTTTAGAATCCACGAGTCATTTAATTAAAGGATGTTTAGGAGCTGGTATAATGGGTATTCCAGAAGCCTACATGAAGTGTGGTCTGTGGACAGCGTTGGGTGTCACCATTATGTTCGGATGCTTTATGACTTACTGTATTCAT atattGGTCTCATCAGCACAAATTTTGTACGTCAGGCTTAAAGTACCGAAATTGTCGTATTCAGATCTGGCTGAGAAAGCTTTGGAACTTGGACCATTTCCTAGTTTACGGAAACACTCATCGAAATTTAG GTATGGAgtagatataataatttgtattgacCTCTTCGGATCGTGTGCTGTATATGAAATCATAATTGGTAAAACAATTCAGCAGCTGATCGATAATTCCGAAACTGAAGGACCCTTGCACATGTTGAGATTGTACATCCTAATTCTGGCTATTCCAGTCTTATTGCTCTGCATGATAAGGTCACTCAAGTATTTATCACCCTTTTCTGCCGCTGGAGACATCGTCCTTG taatGTGTGTGGCATCAACAGTCCGATACGCTGATAGCAGAGCTCCTCCTCTATCAGAAATGCCAGCATGGAAGAACTTTATAGGATTCTTTGAATTCTGCGGCGTAGTGGTATATTCTATGGAAGGGTTTGGAATATGTCTGCCTATTGAGAATAATATGAAAGAACCAAAAAAGTTTCCCATTGTCCTGTGTTTTG GTATGGCAGTAGTTGTTTTCTTCGTGGCAATGACTGGTTTCTACGGATACTGGGGTTATGGTGAAACAGTCATATCGCCTGTTACACTCAATTTTTCGCGAGAACT GTTTCCGACCATCCTAAAGGCGTTGGTCGCAGTAATGATCTTCATCACATTCGGCCTCAACTTCTGGGCGCCATTCAACCTGGTCTGGCACTATTTGAACAAACGCTACCCCGAGAACAAACACTATATCTGGGAGAGAGTGTACCGCGCCATATTTGTGATCCTCATTACTGTTGCTGCTATTGCTTTCCCTAATATGGGACCTGTTATGGGTTTG ATGGGTTCCTTCTGCATTTCATTGATGGGTTTTGTGTATCCAGCTATGATCGAGACCCTTGTAAAGTGGGAAAGCCCTGGTATGGGACCTGGCAAGTGGCGTCTTTGGAAgaacttgtttattattataactggcTTGGTTTTGATGACTTCGGGAACCTACTCCAGTGGCAAAGCTTTAATAGAAGGAATGTAA